The Planococcus donghaensis genome contains a region encoding:
- a CDS encoding Maf family protein, translating to MKFKSNFPLILASQSPRRQELLNMLGVDFTIKPSTKDEPDPQQFQTALGYVLACAAQKAQEVAADNRDSVVIGSDTIIVLDEEILLKPKSKEQAKSYLQKLSGQTHHVITAVTVVHGDSELSFHETVQVTFFELPEAWIDAYINTEDPYDKAGAYGIQTVSGLFIKDIQGDYNAVVGLPVAALTQKLNAAGFISLEGSGVQC from the coding sequence ATGAAATTTAAATCTAATTTCCCACTCATACTCGCTTCCCAATCACCACGCCGCCAAGAATTGCTTAATATGCTTGGAGTTGACTTTACTATTAAACCAAGCACGAAAGATGAACCGGATCCGCAGCAATTTCAAACAGCGCTCGGCTATGTGTTAGCTTGTGCTGCACAAAAAGCTCAAGAAGTGGCAGCTGACAATAGAGATAGTGTCGTTATTGGTTCAGATACAATTATTGTATTAGATGAAGAGATTTTATTAAAGCCGAAAAGCAAAGAACAAGCTAAAAGCTATTTGCAAAAACTATCAGGTCAAACGCATCACGTTATTACTGCAGTAACGGTTGTTCATGGCGATAGCGAATTGTCATTCCATGAAACAGTGCAAGTCACATTTTTTGAATTGCCGGAAGCGTGGATTGATGCCTATATCAATACAGAAGATCCATATGACAAAGCAGGTGCTTATGGCATTCAAACAGTATCTGGTTTGTTTATTAAAGACATTCAAGGTGATTACAACGCAGTTGTTGGTTTACCGGTTGCGGCATTAACGCAAAAACTGAATGCTGCAGGGTTTATTTCGTTAGAAGGGAGCGGTGTTCAATGCTAA
- the mreD gene encoding rod shape-determining protein MreD produces MIRFLIPLICLVLFFMEPVFGLFSPLNIGGELNYIVPRFLIMFLIFLTLYYDLKHAMFYGLFFGLLYDVFYIDIIGLYSFLYPAICLAAAAAFKKIPRNLLTATLLTLVLLALFEFLLYQFFLLISFTGMPLGTFITTRLWPTMIANSIFLVMLGWIFKSVMVTQLTERDNKIGLY; encoded by the coding sequence ATGATTCGTTTTCTCATTCCTTTGATCTGTCTCGTTTTGTTTTTCATGGAACCGGTTTTTGGTCTTTTTTCGCCATTAAATATTGGTGGCGAATTGAATTATATTGTGCCGCGTTTTCTCATTATGTTTTTGATCTTCCTCACGCTTTATTATGATTTAAAACATGCCATGTTTTATGGATTATTTTTCGGGCTCTTGTATGATGTCTTTTACATTGATATTATTGGATTATATTCTTTTTTGTACCCGGCCATTTGTTTGGCTGCAGCAGCTGCGTTCAAAAAAATCCCTCGGAATTTATTGACAGCGACCTTGCTGACGCTTGTTTTATTGGCATTGTTCGAGTTTTTGCTTTACCAATTCTTCCTGCTTATTTCATTTACGGGAATGCCGCTTGGCACATTTATCACGACAAGATTATGGCCAACCATGATTGCCAATTCCATTTTCTTGGTGATGCTCGGCTGGATTTTCAAGTCGGTAATGGTCACGCAATTAACAGAGCGTGACAATAAGATAGGGTTATATTAA
- the minC gene encoding septum site-determining protein MinC gives MFLKNLVNIKGKNKGLVLYLDDQCAYSELLTELKAKVSDPALDSDTEVTVHLNKRYCTESQIQELSKVVATNPHLKVVGTTSDILKVEECEQKIIESQSETYVGIVRSGQVIKAEGDLVVIGDVNPNGRVEAGGSVYVLGRLKGAAHAGTKGNRDAVIAASWLEATQLKIHDELETMTDELSSLSEQPEMECAYLHKNGTIIIDRLQELRFIRPQISTFKGGS, from the coding sequence ATTTTTTTGAAGAATCTCGTTAATATTAAAGGGAAAAATAAAGGACTTGTGCTGTATCTCGATGATCAATGTGCATATTCTGAGTTGTTGACCGAGTTAAAAGCGAAAGTATCGGATCCTGCGCTAGACAGTGATACCGAAGTGACGGTGCATTTAAACAAACGTTATTGCACAGAGAGTCAAATTCAAGAATTGAGCAAAGTGGTTGCGACAAACCCTCATTTAAAAGTTGTCGGAACAACGAGCGATATTTTAAAAGTTGAAGAATGTGAACAAAAGATAATTGAAAGCCAGTCCGAAACATATGTCGGTATCGTGCGATCAGGACAAGTGATCAAAGCGGAAGGCGACTTAGTCGTGATCGGCGATGTTAACCCGAACGGTCGCGTTGAAGCAGGCGGCAGTGTGTATGTATTAGGTCGATTAAAAGGTGCAGCGCATGCCGGAACAAAAGGCAATCGCGATGCAGTCATTGCAGCATCTTGGCTAGAAGCAACACAATTGAAAATTCACGATGAATTGGAAACCATGACAGACGAATTGTCTAGTTTATCGGAACAACCGGAAATGGAATGTGCATATTTACATAAAAATGGCACCATCATCATTGACCGTTTACAGGAATTGCGGTTTATCCGTCCGCAAATTTCAACGTTTAAAGGAGGAAGCTAG
- a CDS encoding nuclease-related domain-containing protein, with protein sequence MNDFLLVQMVSAERLKSGHELKVPVLSELKNSLAGVSGEQRTATLLTRELDLSGDFVLLSDVTIPYKDSSVQIDLLVIHANFVCVLEVKNMIGDFYFDSVNYQFHRVIDGRREGMRNPEAQVHRAVKAVNGFLGVPVQGVIVLTSRSSKVVDAPKLYPVVSLDYLPFHLEKMVEGSPHFDVAKLANKLKKLPPQEISKSWLARHQISFDSLRLGVTCPTCRTCSLIWRDRKWHCEICGFHSRDAHEVTLQEYAVLFGSELDTRFAYRLLGVENKYVLYRLLEKSAPKSRIRGKRQIIESRELLREYFSRIYR encoded by the coding sequence ATGAACGATTTTTTACTTGTGCAAATGGTTTCGGCAGAACGATTGAAATCTGGCCACGAATTAAAGGTGCCTGTTTTATCTGAGTTAAAAAATTCATTAGCTGGTGTAAGTGGTGAACAACGGACGGCTACTTTATTGACTAGAGAGTTGGATTTGTCAGGAGATTTTGTGTTATTGAGTGATGTTACTATTCCATATAAAGACAGCTCGGTGCAAATTGATTTGCTAGTGATTCATGCAAATTTTGTATGTGTGTTAGAAGTAAAGAATATGATTGGGGATTTTTATTTTGATTCGGTTAACTATCAGTTTCACCGAGTTATCGATGGCCGAAGAGAAGGTATGCGCAATCCAGAAGCGCAAGTGCATCGTGCGGTAAAAGCAGTTAATGGGTTTTTAGGCGTTCCGGTTCAAGGTGTCATTGTTTTAACGAGCCGATCTAGCAAAGTAGTCGATGCCCCTAAACTTTATCCGGTTGTGTCGCTTGATTATTTGCCGTTTCATTTAGAGAAGATGGTGGAGGGTTCGCCACATTTTGATGTGGCAAAGCTAGCGAACAAGTTAAAAAAATTACCTCCGCAAGAGATTAGTAAGTCCTGGCTCGCGCGTCATCAAATTAGTTTTGATTCTTTGCGGCTTGGTGTGACATGTCCAACGTGTCGAACGTGTTCGCTAATTTGGCGAGACCGCAAATGGCATTGTGAGATCTGCGGTTTTCATTCGCGAGATGCTCATGAAGTGACGCTTCAAGAATATGCGGTTTTGTTTGGTAGCGAACTGGATACGCGATTTGCGTACCGGCTACTTGGAGTTGAAAACAAATATGTGCTGTACCGGTTGCTTGAAAAGTCAGCGCCGAAAAGTCGGATTCGTGGAAAGAGACAAATTATTGAAAGTCGCGAGCTGTTGCGTGAGTATTTTAGTCGCATTTATCGGTGA
- a CDS encoding pilus assembly protein PilO: MSNYSKSQKEKGLIILASIFLIALSAYSYFMVYVPTKETRIQAEQTLSSERDVLIALQTQFKELPETEKVNPRELQRKVSVEALTELIVLQIEQAELMSGTLVDNIGITEGLVELPVPVEGLENLQEVLTTVTVKADDYREITTFIEKVEAMERIMIVEAINFSSGEEITTTEQVNEDDAIDVTLTFSAYFRPDLIALADTLPKVDTPTPAGKKNPLPDYNGVDLADEEAQDDNAVKVNVDVDVEESASASNE, encoded by the coding sequence GTGAGTAACTACTCGAAAAGCCAAAAAGAAAAAGGTTTAATCATTTTAGCGAGTATTTTCTTGATCGCTTTATCAGCATACTCATATTTTATGGTTTATGTTCCGACGAAAGAAACGAGAATTCAAGCTGAACAAACCTTAAGTTCTGAACGTGACGTCTTGATTGCCTTGCAAACACAATTTAAAGAATTGCCGGAAACTGAAAAAGTAAATCCGCGCGAATTGCAACGAAAAGTTTCAGTTGAGGCGTTAACAGAGTTAATCGTATTGCAAATTGAACAAGCTGAATTAATGTCAGGGACACTCGTTGACAACATTGGCATCACAGAAGGTCTTGTTGAATTACCTGTTCCTGTCGAAGGTCTTGAAAATCTTCAAGAAGTGCTAACGACCGTTACGGTAAAAGCAGATGATTACCGTGAGATTACAACTTTTATTGAAAAAGTGGAAGCAATGGAACGCATTATGATTGTCGAAGCCATCAATTTTAGTTCGGGAGAAGAAATCACGACAACCGAACAAGTGAACGAAGACGATGCAATTGATGTCACGTTAACTTTTTCCGCATATTTCAGACCTGATCTGATTGCTTTGGCAGATACGTTACCAAAAGTGGATACGCCAACTCCAGCGGGCAAAAAGAATCCGTTGCCAGATTATAATGGGGTAGATTTAGCGGATGAAGAAGCTCAAGATGATAATGCTGTTAAAGTAAACGTTGACGTGGATGTTGAAGAAAGTGCATCAGCATCGAACGAGTAA
- the mreC gene encoding rod shape-determining protein MreC, protein MPQLLTNKRLILLLLGVILLVALISFSLRDRDNVSLPEQIIKDAVGAGQSVFSRPAHFVTGIFDNVDSLLNTFEENQHLKTRLEEFAGVQAEVKDLRSENEELKKIVGKEEDLRDFNPIQATVIARNPDQWEEKLILNRGSNQGVKPNMAVMTASGLIGKVTLTTPTTSTVELISTLNPNYRVSAMVVGGAKDVYGLIEGYDAERHELLLKRIDANIELKKGDQVISSGLGGIFPKGVLIGTITEVTIDEFGLTKLAYVKPAADFSLLNHVIIADRVMPEVDGEDNGVTGDDES, encoded by the coding sequence ATGCCACAACTTTTAACAAACAAGCGGCTTATTTTGCTGCTGTTGGGTGTCATCCTGCTCGTTGCACTAATTTCTTTTTCGCTCCGTGATCGCGACAACGTGTCGCTTCCGGAACAAATCATAAAAGATGCTGTTGGGGCCGGGCAGTCGGTATTTTCACGACCTGCTCATTTTGTGACTGGAATTTTTGATAATGTCGATTCGTTACTGAATACATTTGAAGAAAACCAGCATCTGAAAACGCGCTTAGAAGAATTTGCGGGTGTGCAGGCTGAAGTAAAGGACTTGCGTTCTGAAAATGAAGAACTGAAAAAAATTGTTGGAAAAGAAGAAGATTTGCGAGACTTTAATCCGATACAAGCAACTGTTATTGCACGGAACCCGGATCAATGGGAAGAAAAGTTGATTTTAAACCGAGGATCAAACCAAGGCGTAAAACCGAACATGGCGGTTATGACAGCAAGTGGCTTAATCGGCAAAGTGACGTTAACCACACCGACTACTTCAACAGTTGAATTGATTTCGACACTCAACCCGAACTACCGCGTTTCCGCGATGGTCGTTGGTGGAGCGAAAGATGTTTACGGTCTTATTGAAGGGTACGATGCAGAGCGTCACGAATTATTATTAAAACGCATTGATGCGAATATTGAATTGAAAAAAGGCGACCAAGTGATTTCAAGTGGGCTTGGCGGAATTTTCCCGAAAGGTGTTTTAATCGGGACGATTACGGAAGTAACAATTGACGAATTTGGTTTAACAAAGCTTGCTTACGTCAAACCAGCAGCTGACTTTTCGCTGTTAAACCACGTTATTATTGCAGATCGAGTGATGCCAGAAGTGGACGGTGAAGACAATGGCGTGACAGGAGACGATGAATCATGA
- a CDS encoding rod shape-determining protein: MFGFGSKDVGIDLGTANTLVYIKGKGIVLREPSVVIKNKTTGEIVAVGSKAKNMMGRTASSIEAVRPMRDGVIADYDTTLTMIKYNLVEAFRAVGGKWKTGTVMICVPFGITSVEQRAVLNAARSAGAREAYTIEEPFAAAIGADLPVWEPVGSMVVDIGGGTTEVAVISLGGIVSSESIRVAGDALDSEIIQYIRKAYKVLIGERTAEALKIGIGSAVIMEASEKDVSMEIRGRDLVTGFPKTLQITAGEIAEALSEPVADMLAGIKAALEKTPPELSADIIENGMVLTGGGALLKNLDRLISKETSMPVSIAENPLDCVALGTGKALENRDKFRRQLSFK; encoded by the coding sequence TTGTTTGGATTTGGTTCAAAAGATGTTGGAATAGACTTAGGCACGGCAAATACATTGGTGTATATTAAAGGCAAGGGCATTGTTCTTCGCGAACCTTCTGTTGTCATTAAAAATAAAACGACTGGCGAAATTGTAGCCGTCGGTAGCAAAGCGAAAAACATGATGGGGCGTACAGCAAGTTCTATTGAAGCCGTTCGTCCAATGCGTGACGGCGTGATAGCCGATTACGATACGACGTTAACGATGATCAAGTATAATCTTGTAGAAGCGTTTCGAGCAGTTGGTGGCAAATGGAAAACGGGAACGGTTATGATTTGTGTGCCTTTTGGCATTACGTCTGTTGAACAGCGTGCGGTTTTAAATGCGGCTCGTTCGGCTGGAGCTCGTGAAGCTTACACAATAGAAGAACCTTTCGCTGCAGCAATTGGAGCAGATTTACCCGTATGGGAACCTGTTGGCAGTATGGTCGTCGATATTGGGGGCGGAACAACAGAAGTCGCCGTTATTTCACTTGGCGGAATTGTTTCGAGTGAATCGATTCGTGTTGCTGGAGATGCATTGGATTCAGAAATTATCCAGTATATTCGCAAAGCGTATAAAGTATTGATTGGTGAAAGAACGGCAGAAGCACTTAAAATCGGCATTGGTTCTGCGGTTATTATGGAAGCTTCTGAAAAAGATGTATCGATGGAAATTCGTGGGCGCGATTTAGTAACAGGTTTTCCAAAAACGCTGCAAATCACAGCTGGTGAAATTGCAGAAGCGTTGAGTGAACCTGTAGCGGATATGTTAGCTGGGATTAAAGCAGCTCTTGAGAAAACACCGCCTGAATTGAGTGCAGATATTATCGAAAACGGCATGGTGTTGACTGGTGGAGGGGCGTTATTAAAAAACCTCGATCGTTTAATATCAAAAGAAACCTCCATGCCGGTATCTATCGCTGAAAACCCATTAGACTGTGTCGCGCTTGGCACAGGAAAGGCGCTTGAGAATAGAGACAAATTCCGACGCCAGTTATCATTTAAATAA
- the minD gene encoding septum site-determining protein MinD: MGEAIVITSGKGGVGKTTTTANLGTALALQGKKVCLIDTDIGLRNLDVILGLENRIIYDLIDVLEGRCKVHQALVKDKRFEDMLYLLPAAQTADKNDVNPEQMKELVTELKKDYDFVIIDCPAGIEQGYKNAVAGADHAIVVTTPEISAVRDADRIIGLLELEENIDAPRLIINRIRPHLMKAGEALDVNEITTHLSIDLLGIIADDERVISSSNKGEPIVMDPSNTAALGYRNIARRLLGESVPLMSMEKAPPSLFTKIKAVFTK, from the coding sequence GTGGGAGAAGCTATCGTAATTACATCAGGTAAGGGAGGCGTCGGAAAAACGACGACAACCGCCAACCTCGGCACTGCATTGGCCCTTCAAGGGAAAAAAGTATGCTTAATCGATACCGACATTGGATTGCGTAACCTCGACGTTATTTTAGGACTCGAAAATCGCATCATTTATGATTTGATTGACGTATTAGAAGGTCGTTGCAAAGTGCACCAAGCGCTTGTCAAAGACAAACGTTTTGAAGATATGCTTTATTTATTGCCAGCAGCGCAAACTGCTGACAAAAATGATGTTAATCCAGAACAAATGAAAGAGCTCGTAACGGAGCTGAAAAAAGATTATGACTTTGTTATTATCGATTGCCCAGCCGGCATCGAGCAAGGGTATAAAAACGCTGTAGCGGGAGCGGACCATGCAATTGTCGTGACAACTCCTGAAATTTCAGCCGTTCGTGACGCTGATCGCATTATCGGTTTGTTGGAACTTGAAGAAAACATCGATGCACCCCGTTTAATCATTAACCGCATCCGTCCGCATTTGATGAAAGCGGGAGAAGCACTGGATGTCAATGAAATCACGACACATTTGTCGATCGATTTACTGGGCATCATTGCAGACGACGAGCGTGTCATTTCAAGCTCGAACAAAGGAGAACCGATCGTTATGGACCCGTCCAACACCGCTGCACTTGGCTACCGCAACATTGCGCGCCGCTTGCTAGGTGAATCGGTTCCTTTGATGAGCATGGAAAAAGCACCGCCAAGTTTGTTCACAAAAATTAAAGCAGTCTTTACGAAATAA
- the obgE gene encoding GTPase ObgE: MFVDHVKVYVKGGDGGDGMVAFRREKYVPNGGPAGGDGGKGGNIVFIVEEGLRTLMDFRYKRIFKAERGTHGMSKNQHGAKAEDTLIKVPPGTVVKDVDTGETIADLVEHGQTAIIAKGGRGGRGNSRFATPANPAPELSEKGEPGYERNVILELKVLADAGLVGFPSVGKSTLLSVVSAAKPKIAEYHFTTIVPNLGMVETEDQRSFVMADLPGLIQGAHEGIGLGHQFLRHIERTRVIIHVIDMSGLEGRDPYEDYLTINEELKQYNMRLTERPQLIVANKMDMPDSEENLAKFREKLPEDARIFPISALSRKGLNNLLFAIADVIEVTPEFPLMGDEEADSESTVLYKHETDADGFSITRGPDGAFILSGYAIERMFKMTDFSREDSIRRFARQMRGMGIDDALRERGAENGDTVRLLEFEFEFMD, translated from the coding sequence ATGTTTGTCGATCACGTAAAAGTTTATGTTAAAGGTGGCGACGGCGGAGATGGCATGGTTGCTTTCCGTCGCGAAAAATATGTACCAAACGGCGGTCCTGCCGGTGGAGATGGTGGTAAAGGCGGGAATATCGTCTTTATCGTTGAAGAAGGATTGCGTACGCTAATGGATTTCCGTTACAAACGGATTTTTAAAGCAGAACGCGGAACGCACGGCATGAGCAAAAATCAACACGGTGCGAAAGCCGAAGATACATTGATTAAAGTTCCACCAGGCACAGTTGTAAAAGACGTCGATACAGGCGAAACAATTGCTGACCTAGTTGAACATGGTCAAACTGCAATTATTGCTAAAGGCGGACGCGGCGGACGAGGAAACTCACGTTTTGCAACGCCTGCAAATCCTGCTCCAGAGCTTTCGGAAAAAGGCGAACCGGGTTATGAGCGCAACGTCATTTTGGAATTGAAAGTGTTAGCGGATGCTGGACTTGTTGGATTCCCGAGTGTTGGGAAATCGACATTATTGTCAGTCGTTTCTGCAGCGAAACCAAAAATCGCTGAATACCATTTCACAACGATCGTTCCAAACTTGGGCATGGTTGAAACAGAAGACCAGCGCAGCTTTGTTATGGCCGATCTTCCTGGATTAATCCAAGGCGCACACGAAGGAATCGGTCTTGGTCATCAATTCCTACGTCATATCGAACGCACGCGTGTTATTATTCACGTCATTGATATGTCGGGTCTTGAAGGACGCGATCCTTATGAAGATTATTTAACAATCAATGAAGAATTAAAACAATACAATATGCGTTTAACAGAACGTCCGCAATTGATTGTTGCAAATAAAATGGATATGCCAGATTCTGAAGAGAATTTAGCGAAATTCCGTGAGAAATTGCCGGAAGATGCACGTATTTTCCCGATTTCTGCGTTGTCGCGTAAAGGCTTAAACAATTTATTGTTTGCCATTGCAGATGTGATTGAAGTAACACCAGAATTCCCATTAATGGGCGATGAAGAAGCTGATTCAGAAAGCACTGTATTGTACAAACACGAAACAGATGCTGATGGCTTTAGCATTACACGCGGTCCTGATGGTGCATTTATCTTGTCTGGTTATGCGATTGAACGTATGTTCAAAATGACAGACTTTTCTCGTGAAGATTCAATTCGTCGCTTTGCTCGTCAAATGCGCGGCATGGGAATTGATGATGCCCTTCGTGAACGTGGAGCGGAAAATGGCGACACGGTTCGCTTGCTTGAATTCGAATTCGAATTTATGGATTGA
- a CDS encoding Spo0B domain-containing protein, giving the protein MEKPMTVAQSLRHARHDFLNDLQLIKMNMDLGRLQEAQALIRSYAEASMHASRLADIGLPLTEEWLLTVNWRFPGFNFLVECQAVAAPAHLDGEFRRFLEGFVELAKKQLSPYQVFDCEILLTSDAAFFEIIIKCSESWPDLKLVETDGFTVRKECSEDGTIVAVRAQMEG; this is encoded by the coding sequence ATGGAAAAACCAATGACAGTGGCACAATCGCTTCGGCATGCGCGCCATGATTTTTTAAATGACCTTCAATTAATCAAAATGAATATGGATCTTGGTCGTCTCCAAGAGGCGCAAGCGCTTATTCGTTCGTATGCCGAAGCGTCTATGCATGCCAGTCGGTTAGCTGACATCGGGCTACCGCTGACAGAGGAGTGGCTGTTGACAGTCAATTGGCGCTTTCCTGGATTTAATTTTCTTGTAGAGTGTCAGGCTGTTGCAGCACCCGCACATTTAGATGGCGAATTCCGGCGTTTTTTAGAGGGTTTTGTGGAATTAGCAAAAAAACAATTGAGTCCTTATCAAGTGTTTGATTGTGAGATTTTATTGACATCCGACGCAGCGTTTTTTGAAATAATTATCAAGTGTTCGGAGAGTTGGCCGGACTTGAAGCTAGTGGAAACAGATGGATTCACTGTACGAAAAGAGTGTAGCGAAGACGGCACAATAGTGGCTGTTCGTGCACAGATGGAGGGATAA
- a CDS encoding ribosomal-processing cysteine protease Prp, translated as MILVTVKETSNRISSFEMSGHADYAEHGQDLVCAGASAVSFGAVNAIMELTGIEPDIQQANSGFLKVSFPNNLDEKTDQQVQLLVRSMIVSLKTIEQDYEEYIKITFTA; from the coding sequence ATGATACTTGTAACTGTAAAAGAAACGTCAAACCGCATTTCTTCCTTTGAAATGTCAGGTCACGCGGATTACGCTGAACACGGGCAAGACCTCGTATGTGCTGGAGCATCTGCTGTCTCTTTCGGAGCGGTGAATGCCATCATGGAGCTGACGGGAATCGAACCAGACATTCAGCAAGCGAATAGCGGCTTTTTAAAAGTCAGTTTTCCGAATAACTTGGATGAGAAGACAGATCAACAGGTTCAACTGTTAGTGCGCTCTATGATTGTTTCATTAAAAACGATTGAACAAGACTATGAAGAATATATTAAAATAACCTTCACAGCTTAG
- the rpmA gene encoding 50S ribosomal protein L27: MLRLDLQFFASKKGVGSTRNGRDSESKRLGAKRADGQEVTGGSILYRQRGTKIYPGENVGRGGDDTLFAKIDGVVRFERYGRDKKKVSVYPVAQEA, from the coding sequence ATGTTAAGATTAGATCTTCAGTTTTTTGCATCTAAAAAAGGTGTAGGTTCAACGAGAAACGGACGTGACTCAGAATCTAAACGCCTTGGCGCAAAACGTGCAGACGGCCAAGAAGTTACTGGTGGTTCAATTTTATACCGTCAACGCGGGACTAAAATTTATCCAGGTGAGAACGTTGGACGCGGCGGAGACGATACACTTTTTGCTAAAATCGACGGAGTTGTTCGTTTCGAACGTTACGGACGCGATAAGAAAAAAGTTAGCGTATATCCAGTTGCACAAGAAGCTTAA
- the rplU gene encoding 50S ribosomal protein L21, translating into MYAIIETGGKQIKVEAGQEIYVEKLNGEAGDVITFDKVLFVGGDDTKVGVPFVEGATVTAKVVKSGRAKKITVFTYKAKKNYHKKQGHRQPYTKLTVDAINL; encoded by the coding sequence ATGTACGCGATTATTGAAACTGGTGGAAAACAAATCAAAGTTGAAGCAGGCCAAGAAATCTACGTTGAAAAATTGAACGGAGAAGCTGGTGATGTTATCACTTTTGACAAAGTTCTATTTGTAGGTGGAGATGATACTAAAGTGGGTGTTCCTTTTGTTGAGGGAGCTACTGTTACGGCTAAAGTTGTAAAAAGCGGCCGCGCTAAAAAGATCACTGTTTTCACTTATAAAGCGAAAAAGAACTATCACAAAAAACAAGGTCACCGTCAGCCATACACAAAATTGACTGTCGATGCAATTAACCTGTAA
- a CDS encoding prepilin peptidase → MVLTYSVFIGVFGLVFGSFFNVVGLRVPKKESIAYPPSHCTNCDRRLTALDLVPVFSYLFLRGKCRTCSSSIHWVYPLMEAITGILFVASYLVFGLTPELIVAILFVSLLVIITVSDIAYMLIPDKVLLPFAVVLLGLRFVIPLDPWWNSLLGAVVGFSLLFLIAIVSKGGMGGGDIKLFFVIGLVLGLGGTLMTLFFASFIGAVVGIIQLRVTKKGRKSPIPFGPSIAAAAIIVYFWGEGILTWYMNFLG, encoded by the coding sequence ATGGTATTAACTTATTCTGTTTTTATTGGTGTATTTGGACTGGTTTTCGGATCATTTTTTAATGTAGTTGGCCTGCGTGTGCCGAAAAAAGAGTCGATTGCTTATCCGCCGTCACATTGTACAAACTGCGATCGCCGATTAACTGCGCTAGATTTAGTGCCGGTATTTTCTTATCTATTCTTAAGAGGAAAATGCCGTACATGTAGCTCGAGCATTCACTGGGTTTATCCTTTAATGGAAGCGATCACTGGCATTTTATTTGTTGCATCGTATTTAGTGTTTGGTCTTACACCAGAATTGATCGTAGCGATTTTGTTTGTGTCGTTACTCGTTATTATCACGGTATCTGATATTGCGTATATGCTTATTCCTGATAAAGTGTTGTTGCCGTTTGCAGTTGTGCTACTCGGCTTGCGTTTTGTGATTCCGCTAGATCCATGGTGGAATAGTTTGCTTGGTGCGGTCGTCGGTTTTTCGTTGCTATTCTTAATCGCTATCGTATCTAAAGGTGGCATGGGTGGTGGCGACATTAAGTTATTTTTTGTGATTGGGTTAGTGCTTGGTTTAGGTGGAACGTTAATGACCTTATTTTTCGCATCGTTTATTGGCGCGGTCGTGGGCATTATTCAATTACGTGTCACGAAAAAAGGGCGCAAATCCCCGATTCCATTTGGTCCATCTATTGCGGCCGCAGCGATTATTGTGTATTTCTGGGGCGAAGGAATTCTCACATGGTATATGAATTTTCTAGGATGA
- the radC gene encoding RadC family protein, which translates to MLNDTPLMIRDVHVTDRPRERLINQGASALSNQELIAILLRTGSRQESVLHLANRVLTHFEHIQELKNATIEEMVAINGIGQAKAVQLLAAVELGRRLSSKQTDTKFTIRSPKDAASYLMADMTSLKQEHFVVLFLNIKNQVMHRQTIFVGSLNASIVHPREIFREAVRRSTASIVCAHNHPSGNPAPSPEDIEVTKRLVEAGSIIGIELLDHVIIGDHQFISLKEKGFM; encoded by the coding sequence ATGCTAAACGATACACCGTTAATGATTCGTGATGTTCATGTTACAGATCGCCCTCGTGAACGTCTGATAAACCAAGGGGCATCAGCGTTATCCAATCAAGAACTCATTGCCATTTTACTGCGCACTGGCAGTCGACAAGAATCGGTGCTCCATTTGGCAAATCGCGTGCTTACTCATTTTGAACACATTCAAGAATTAAAGAACGCCACGATTGAAGAAATGGTGGCGATTAATGGCATCGGCCAAGCAAAAGCGGTGCAATTACTTGCAGCGGTCGAACTTGGCCGCCGTTTGTCTTCCAAACAAACCGACACGAAATTTACCATTCGTTCACCTAAAGATGCCGCTTCTTATTTAATGGCAGATATGACCTCGCTCAAGCAAGAACATTTTGTTGTTTTGTTCCTCAATATTAAAAATCAAGTGATGCACAGACAAACGATTTTTGTCGGCAGCTTGAATGCTTCTATCGTTCATCCTCGAGAAATTTTCCGTGAAGCGGTCCGTCGTTCGACAGCTTCTATTGTTTGCGCACACAATCATCCCTCTGGTAATCCAGCACCTTCTCCTGAAGATATAGAAGTCACCAAACGACTAGTTGAAGCAGGCAGCATTATCGGAATCGAACTACTCGATCACGTGATTATCGGTGACCACCAATTCATTTCGTTAAAAGAAAAGGGGTTCATGTAG